Proteins encoded together in one Pseudomonas oryzicola window:
- the lptB gene encoding LPS export ABC transporter ATP-binding protein, protein MATLKAQHLAKSYKGRQVVRDVSLSIDSGQIVGLLGPNGAGKTTCFYMIVGLVQADQGRVLIDNLDVSHQPMHGRARAGIGYLPQEASIFRKLSVADNIMAILETRKDLDREGRRKELESLLQEFHISHIRDNLGMSLSGGERRRVEIARALATAPKFILLDEPFAGVDPISVGDIKQIIHHLKAKGIGVLITDHNVRETLDICETAYIVNDGRLIAEGDAETILANDLVKEVYLGHEFRL, encoded by the coding sequence AGCCCAGCACCTGGCCAAGAGCTACAAGGGGCGGCAGGTCGTACGTGACGTCAGCCTGTCGATCGACAGCGGCCAGATCGTCGGCCTGCTCGGCCCCAACGGCGCCGGCAAGACCACCTGCTTCTACATGATCGTCGGCCTGGTTCAGGCCGATCAGGGGCGCGTGCTGATCGACAACCTCGATGTCAGCCACCAGCCCATGCATGGCCGCGCCCGCGCCGGTATCGGCTACCTGCCGCAGGAAGCCTCGATCTTCCGCAAGCTGTCGGTGGCCGATAACATCATGGCCATTCTCGAGACCCGCAAGGACCTCGACCGCGAAGGCCGTCGCAAGGAACTGGAAAGCCTGCTGCAGGAGTTCCACATCAGCCACATTCGCGACAACCTCGGCATGAGCCTGTCCGGTGGCGAGCGCCGTCGCGTCGAAATCGCCCGCGCACTGGCGACCGCGCCCAAGTTCATCCTGCTGGACGAACCGTTTGCCGGTGTCGACCCGATCTCCGTCGGCGACATCAAGCAGATCATCCACCATCTCAAGGCCAAGGGCATCGGCGTACTGATCACCGACCACAACGTCCGCGAGACCCTGGATATCTGCGAAACCGCCTATATCGTCAATGATGGCCGCCTCATCGCCGAAGGCGACGCCGAGACCATCCTGGCCAACGACCTGGTCAAAGAGGTTTACCTGGGCCACGAGTTCCGGCTCTGA